CGACAGGGCAGGAGCTCTTCAAAACCGCATTGCCAGGCCTCGTCCACGTCCGCGCCGAAACGCCGGCAGCATCCCGACTGGCGAGCCTCGTCGCACAACTTTTTCGAGAGGCATCCAGCGGGCGACTTGGCTCCGCTTTCGCCATCCGACAAAACGGTCAAATGATGCTGCTGGAGCTTCTTCGCGCCTACATGGAACAGGACGAGCCGCCCGTCGGATGGCTCCGCCTCCTCGCCGACGAAACGCTCGCCCCCGCGCTGCGACTCATGCACGAGCAACCCGGAGAAACGTGGGGCCTTGAAGAACTCGCCCGCTTAGCAGGCATGTCCCGCAGCGGGTTCGCCGAACGGTTCCGCAAGGTGTCCGGCACCCCGCCTTTGTCGTACCTGGCACGCTGGCGGATGGTGCTCGCTCAACGGGCACTGCGCGACCCCGACGTCCGCGTCGGAGCCCTTGCTACAGATCTGGGCTACGGGTCCGAAAGCGCGTTCAGTAACGCCTTCAAGCGCGAGGTCGGCCACTCTCCCCTCAACTACCGACGGCTGCTGAGCGCGAACGGATAGGTATCAAAGTGCAGTCGCCTCTTTGGGCGAAGGGGAGTCTCGGACCCTGACTTGCCCCCTAGATCCCCGCACGGGCCGCCAAGCGGTGCCAAAAGTTGGCCACCTACCGTTGCGACTCTTAGGAATGGTGGCGCGAATTGTGGCCAAGTGAGACGTCTCGTAAATCTTTAGTTTTCTGAGACTACGAGTTCATACGCGCTGACCGCCGCCCGACGGGCGTTTCATTTTCTACGCGGTGGCGCGTGGTGGTGTGAGGAGTGTGCCGCGGATGACGCTCCCGTGGAAAGTACGGATCGCGACGGTGATCCACGCGGCGAGGAGTCCCGCGTAGTAGATGCAGGCGAGAACTTGCAGGGCCATAAGCCCGGTGTGGAGGGCGAGTCCCGAAAGTCCGGTGACGCAGGTATCGACGGGGAAAGTGAACGACCACCAGGTCAGGGCGGACCCTCCGGACCTGTTCACGGAACCAGGACGCCGACCCGTCCCAGCCGATACGTTCCGCCAGCACGGTCGCTGGCATGAACGGCGACTCGACCAACAGCACCCTGACTTGATGCTCGACAGCATCGAATGCCGTCCCCGCTGGCGGCCGGACGTACTTCGGTGGCGACTCGGCCGCCAACGCTTTCGCGACCGTGTTCCGTGAAATCCCGAGCTGCCTCGCGATGACGGCCTGCGGGACCTTCTCGCCGTGATGAAGCCGACGAATCAACGCCCAATCTTCCAAAGTGATCACCCATCCAATCGTGGATTGAAGTGCTCACTTTTCGACCGTCACAACTGCTCAGTTTTCAACCGTCACCGACATTTTTCGATCGTTACGCCTTCGAGCGGGGGGACTATCCGGTGGTTGTCGCAGGAGGACACGACGGCCCGACATGTCAAGGGTGTTGCGTGTGTTGGTTCTTCACGTAGCGTCGTAACCAGCGGTGGGAGGCGCATGGTTATCACGAAGATCCGGATCGACGGGCAGAGCTTTCTCCTTGATTCGGCCGAAGATGTCCTCGCTCTGCGGAAGCGCATTCAAGACGCGGCTCGGACGTCACCGACGTTCGTGGACTTTAAATCAGTAGGTCACGGCACTGTGAGTGTTCTCGTCAGCGCAACCCGTCCGGTCCGGTTCGAACAGATCGAGCGGACTGAAGGCGAGTACGAGGAGATGCGAGAGAACCCGCCCGGACCAGAGATCGACCTCCTCGGGCTTGAGGGGCTTCTCTAGGACCGCACTTCTCGGATCCGGGTCGGCCGCCACGTCGGCGTCACCGGGCGAGGCGACATGCTGAGCAGGGTGTTTGGCTGCTTGAAGCGACGGCGTGAAGTTGTGCTCCGCCACCGGGCCGGCGTATGCGGACTTCATCGGTGCGGACCTTGCGGTTTCCGTTCGGCTCGGCGGCGAGGCGAACAAGCTCCGAGTAGCGATTTGACGGGGGAAAACAGGCTAGTTGAGGAGTAGCCGCGCGACATCCAGACCGAAGTCGTCAAGCGGTGAAGCGGATGGTGCCGATGTTGGTGCCGTAGTCGGCGCTATTCAAGGACGGGTGTTGCCGAGTCTGGGCGCTGCGGGCATAGGCGGGTTTTGAGCGGCGGGGTCTGGTGGCGGTGACGAGGACCGCCAGGAATGAGAATACGAGCAGGTGACCGGAAAAAGTCGACATCATTCCAGGGTGCCCCCATAAGGGCTGTACCGCACGGTCCGTATCTCGGATCTGAGAAGTCTCCGTTGCAGGCGGGGGTGGTGTGTGCGGGTACTGTCAGCGGCATGGGGTTCTTGCACTACGGCGGTGAGGTGTTTCCGCTTGACGACCGCACTCTCGTGCATCTGCAGATCGCCATCTACGAAGCTCGCGCCGGGGGCCGGGAGTTCTACGTGACCTGGCCGATTTCGAGGGACTCGGGGAGCGGCCGGCTGAGTGCGTGGCTGACCCCGGGGATACCCGTTCTTTTCGAGTACGAAGGGTCCCGCGTGCCACGGATCAACCGGGCGTGGGTCGAGAAGCTCGCCCACAGCGCGATGACCGGGACCGGGCTCGTCGTCACTCCGGAACCGTTCTGACCTGAGGTCGTCCTCCAGTGGCTGAATCCACCCCTGACGAAGACCACAGTCACACGTCGCCAGCGGGTGTCGATGTCGGTGTCTAGCAACGGTAACGGCTCGAAACCCTGATTGTGGGGCCGGCGTTTGTCGATTTTGACTCTCACAACGGCCGTCATATTTCTACGTTTTTGACGGCCTCCATGTTGGTTGTCTTTGAGATCGTCGACCTGGAGGATCGGGGCCCCACACTCGGATGTGGCTGTCCCCGCGTTCGACCTAGGTTGTTTCGTCCTCGAATAGCGGTTGCAGCGGCTGCTGGAGGCGGCGCCAGATCACGCCGAGCTGGGGGGAGGTGCTGCGGCAGACCGACAGGGCCCGTCGGTTCGGGTCGGTTGCCCGGTGCGGCGAACAGCTGCTTGGTACGGCGAAGTGGAGTGCGTCGACGCGGCGAGGACCCAGCCCCTTCCGGCCCGCGTCGGCCCGCGCTCGGTTTTCTCGTTGCCAGGTGGGACAGGTGACATGACCTAACCGGGACAGGTTCTGAGAAGATCCGCTCTTTCTGGAGGGTTGCCGCTGGGTCGATCACGGGCGGCGGAGAGCGGGGAGGATTGCGCCGCTCCAAGTAACGTGCCCATGTCCAGTGCTGATCGAACTCGTCGTGCGGGTCACCCGTCTTGGACGGTCGCTCCGGCGGCGCTCCGTCCGTTCCTTGCTGTCCTCGCGCGGAGGGGGTTCTCAGAAGGCGGTGTAGTACTTGTTCTTGAAGTCGTACCAGCTGCTGCAGTGGCTGGCCCAATCGGGTGCGTGGCCGTTGCAGAGGCGGATTTCGACGTACTTCACCCCGACGCTGCTGTCGGAGGGCACCTGGTCGGCGCAGTTGTCGCCGGCGCCGCTGGTGCAGGGAGAGATGTAGCCGAAGTTGCCGCTGCCGACGGTCTGGATGTTGTAGTTGATGTAAGGGCCGTTGCCGTCGGCCTTCAGGTCGTGCTCGACGTAGCTGATGTGGTATGTCGAGCTGGTGCTCCACACGAGGGTGACTGTCGCGGAGGCGTTGGAGTCGGTGGAGGTGAAGTTGTGGCTCTCCGAGGCGGTGGTGGCGAACGCCGGTCCGGACACGCCGACGGTGAGGGCGACGGCGCCGAGGAGGGACGCCGCGAGCATGCGGGCTCGAAGTTTCATGAGATTCTCCTTTGGGATCTGCATTGATGTGCAGGTGGGTGAGACGGATCGGGTCTGGGAGTGATGCGAAGGATGCTGCGGGACCGCCTGCCTGACGGGGCTGTCAGTACTTCGGGCGGGCGAACTTGTATCGGCCGGTGGTGTCCCAGGGGTCTTCGTAGAGCTTGACGTGGTTGGTGGAGGCGTTTCCGGTGCCGGCGTTGCCTTCGACGGTGCGGATGTGTCCGTCGCTGTGGGAGCGGACGAGTCCGATGTGGCCGACGCCGTAGTACCAGACGATGTCGCCCTGGCGGACGTTGGCGGCGGAGACGGGGGTGCAGAGGTCGTAGAACGCTTCGGAGCTGCGGCTGAAGCCCGTGTCGGTGCCGCGCAGGCACCAGCTGACGAAGGTAGCGCACCAGTCGGCTGAGGTGTCGTACTTCGATGTCCAGATGGCATTCATCTGGGCGAGGTTGTTGCCCTCGTAACTCTTCGCGAGGGTGATGACGTCCGACGGGGTGGTCGGGGCCGCCGCATGAGCGCGTTCGGCGGGGCCGGAGAGAGCGACGATCGTCGCGAGGGAGAGTCCGCCAGCTCCGACAAGGAGCGAGCGCCGGCTCAGCAGGGCTGAGGTGTCCATCTTCATTGAGGAATCATTCATGAGCGCAACCCTCACACCGGCTCCGAGGAGAGCTCAAGTCGTCCGAAATGCCCCTACCGTTCCGCAACTGTCAGGGCCATAGTGAGAGGACCGCGGCCATGGCAGCCCTTCTTCCCCCGGCCATCCGGTGCTCATCGACTGCTCCCATCGCCGGGGCCTACCGTGGAAGGACCTCGGGTCACGGACGTCGTAATTCCTTCTCGAGGTGCGGTTCTCGTGGACCCTGTGCAAGGTGCTTTGCGGGGGCCGTGGCAGAAGCAGGCGGTTTTCGGCTCGACGGCGATCGCGCACTTTGAGGGGGAGCCGGCGGGCCGTCGGCGTCGGGTCGGCGACGGCCCGCCCGGGGGAGACGTCCTTGTCTCCCGTGTCCTCGTCGGCGATGCTCCAGCAGCGGCCGGCGAGGAAGGTGGCGGTCCCGCGAGGTCGTGTCCGACGCGATGCTGACCGGCTGGCGGCCTCGGTGCGGGTGACATTACTGCTTCTTGAACGAAAGAGGAAGAGGCATCACAGCGCTTGAGGCGCACCGATCTGATGGGGCTCTCTCTCGAGAGTGCTGAGTTGCACGCTTCACGCGACAGGCAGGAAGCGACCGGAACTTTGCCGCGACCTGTTTCCGCGATGTCGTCGTGGTGCAGGAGGTGAGTGTCGGAGGCTGTCGAAAGGCGCCGACGTGCTTCGTTGCGGTCGTGAACGTGATCGAGGTCCGGCGCGACTCCATCGCGATCTTACACAGGACCCGGCGACCGGGTCTGCTTCTGCTGCTTGTGTTCCTCGTGCGTCTTGTCCGCTACGACGTCAGGAACCGCTAGCTCGGGGGAGTCGGGCAGCTCCGGCGACGTCCAACCTGGCTCCTACCCTTGGTGGGCGCGGACGTTGTTGGCGTCATCCGGTAAGTCGATCGGTGTCGTCGGGCGTGACGAGATGGTCGCTGATGTCTTGGGCGAGTTGTTGGAGGAAGCCCACGTCGATGGTGGCAGCATCACGAGGGTGGGTGTCGAAGATGCACAGCGCTCCGATTCGTGTCCCGTCAGGAGCCATAACTGGGCAGCCGGCGTAGAAGCGGATCAGTGTGTCGAAGGCGATGCGAGGGTCCGACCAGGCGTCTTCGACGACGAGAGGTTCTGCTGTCTTGATGGTCGTCGCGCAAAACGATTCTGCGATCGGGATTTGGGAGTGGGGCAATCCCACTTGTGCTTTGTTCCACTGGTATGTGTCGGTCACCACGGAGAACACCGCAGCCTGTGTGGCGAACAAGTCCCGTGCTCGGCGGACGATCGCAGTGAGAGGAACTTCTGGTGGGGAATGCAGAATCCCGAGAGTGTGAATGGCTGCGAGGCGTCGCCGTACCTCTAAGGGGTTGCTGCCCGCAGCGGCGGTGAGCCCTGACGGGGTCGTACCGGATGTCGTCCACCGACTTGGCGACATGGAGGTACCGGCCGGGGAACCCTCGCCACTTTTCATCACCGGAGGGGGGCCAACGAGAACGGGCACGAGGTGACGGGCGAGGACCGTCGCCCAGGATTTGTAGACCGCGGGGCTCTTGAAACGCATCCGATCGACGTCGTCGAGCCTTCCATCGGCGATGTCAGGTGGGGCCAGGTAGGTGGCGCGCGGATCGCCGAGGAGGACGGTCTGGGTCATCTGGTTCAACGCAGCGGCCCACCGGTCGACGAGGCCGTGTTCTTTGGTGTGAGTCACATTCACCGAGCTGACGGGTTGAATTCCCACCATGGTGATCATGGTCCCGGGCGGTGTCGATGCTTTCAATGCGTCCGTCAGTGCGCGCACGTGTCCCATCCACTCCAAGGGGGCGAGGAGTTCGAAGGCATCGCCCACGCCGGTGAGGACGACAACGGCGTCGTACTCCATCCCGCCTTTGTCAGGGAGGGAATGGAGAAGGTTTGTGATCGACATGCCGGGCTGGACACAAACATCCACGTCCGCACCCCGCCCGGTTCTGAGAGCGAGTTCGCGGGCCAGCTGGCCGGGTAGGGCGAGGGCATGCGTGCGGACACCCCACGAGACCGCGTACTCGTTACCGAGGACGAGGATTCGGTGTCCGGTGGGAGCGTCGACGCTGCCGTGAGCGGTGTCGTTGGGCTTCGGGACACCGGCGGACCGGGCGGACACGGTTCGCATCCTTTGGCGCATGACGGTTCGGGCAAGAGGAATCAGGCTGGAGGGCAGCATGCAGGTCTCCGTAATGGAGCGTGAGCGCATCTCCGTCTGAGGTGGTGGCCGCAACACTACCTTCCGTAGAGCGTCGTCCCTACTCCCCACAACGGGGTCGCACTTCGCGCAGTCGCGGCGTCGGTTCGGGCTCCGTTGGACAGGCCCGCCGGAGTCGCTGCGCTGATCCGCAACCGGCGGCAGCTGACCTCGTCTGCTGCACCTGTGGAAGGAGGACACGTGAAATCCGACCCGTCGCGATGCTCCTGCCGCCTGCGCGTGTTCCGGAAACGGAACCGGAGGGTCGATGCGGCCAGGAGCAGCGCCAACGGTGTGCTGTGACCTGAAGGAGGATCGCTGGGTGGAGTCAGACCACCTGGCGGTCTTCGTCGCGGCCCATCACACTGGTGGGGTGGACGTGATGGTTCTCGCAGGCAGGTTGGTCGATCGCGCGCAGGAGCGCGGGCAGGCGGTTCTGCGGTGCGACACGACCACGCCGGTGGAACAACTCAGGCATCAGGTGCGACGCATTGCGGCGGAGCGGCGTGTGCAGATCCGCACTGGGATGATCGACGATGTTTTCGCGGTCGTGCTGGCAGATGCCGGCCCGTGGGATGAACCGGTGAGCATCATGCGCCGACGACTGCCGAGGCCGACCACGGCCAACACCGTCCACTGATGACGTTTCCTACGCGTCCTCCTCTCCCGACAAGCACCCTCTCGCGGCAGGCCGCCGCCAGAGCGGCACGTAACGCGGGACGGCGCTCAACATTCGCCAAGACGACTCTCACGCAAGAGGTCCCTTTCCCCTTAGCGCCCATACCTGAACATCGCTTCGGCGATGCCGGTTGGGCTGTGTGTCTTCCTGAGCCGGACATCGTCATTGCCGCACCGTGTACGGAGCTCGTGCCCGTACGCACGCTGGGGCTTCGATGCCCGAAGGGGTGATGTCGATGTGCGCGTCGTCTGTGCGACGAGGACGCGGGGCCACATTCTCGATCGTGCCAGCGCTGGTAGTGCCGAAGCTGCGGCGAAGCCAGGTGGAGGTCGGTGCTGGGGTGAGCGGCTTGGGCGTGAAGGAGCGCGAGAGAGTAGGGCTTGCGCGTGCCAGGTGGGGCTACATACCGAGGATCGACTGGCAGTGGTGGGCGTGTCGCCGTGCGGCCGGATGAAGTGGGATTCTCACGAGCAAGGGGTCTTTCATGAAGAACGCGTCCACCGATCGGGCGGCGGAGATCGCGCGTACCGCAGCGGCGCTGTTCGAGTGGGACGACCTGCGCCCAGCTCAGTTCGAAGCGGTCGAGGCACTCCTCGAGGGGCGTGACGTAGTGGGATTGATGCCGACGGGTGTCGGAAAGTCGGCCATCTACCAGGTCGCCGGCGCCGTGATGGAGCGCCTTGTCGTGGTGGTCTCCCCTCTGATCGCTCTGCAGGCCGACCAGGTCGCTGGTCTGGTGGGGCACCCCCTGGCGCCGAAGGCCATTGCCATCAATTCTGGACACACTGAGGCGGAGAATGACGCCGGCTGGGAGCAGCTGGCTGCGGGATCGGTGACGTACGTGTTCCTGGCTCCGGAACAACTCGCCAGCGATGCCACGATGGACAGGCTGCGGTCGGCCGATGTCGGGCTGCTCGTCGTCGACGAAGCCCATTGCGTGTCGTCGTGGGGGCATGACTTCCGGCCCGACTACCTCCACCTCGGCGAGATCGCGGAGCAGCTGGGCCGCCCTCCGGTCCTGGCGCTTACCGCGACCGGCTCCGAGCCGATCCGGGACGAGATCATCGAGCGCCTGCGGATGAACGACCCTCTAGTCCTAAGCCGGGGCTTCGACCGGCCCAATCTCGCTCTGTCCGTGGTCCGCCACGAAGAGGACCACGAAAAGCGAGAGGCGGTCGTCCGCGATGCCCTGTCGGCGCAGGTGCCTGCGATCGTATACGTGGCGACGCGCAGAGAGACGACTGTCTACGCCGCGGCCATCTCTGCCGAGCGTCCTGATCTCAGAGTCGTCGGTTACCACGGCGGACAACGCTCGTCCGAACGGGGACAGGTCCACGAAGCGTTCCATGCTGGCGAGATCGACATCGTCGTGGCGACGAGTGCGTTCGGGATGGGGATCGACAAGCCCGACGTCCGCACCGTCATTCACGCGGACGTGCCGGACTCTCTTGAGGAGTACTACCAGGAGATCGGTCGTGCCGGTCGCGACGGCAGTCCGGCCACGGCGGCTCTGCACTACCGCCCTGAGGATCTCGCCCTTCGTTCCTTCTTCGCTTCCGGGCTTCCGGGAAGGGCAGACCTTCGAGCCGTCTTCACGACTGTCAAAGCTGCCGGTCGTCCCGTCGGCCGCACCGCTGTCAAGGATCAACTCTCCCTGGGAAAGAACGCGGTGTCACGTCTCATCGACCTCTTGCTCGAGGCAGGCGCCCTTTCCGAGAGCAGAAGAGGGTTTTCCGCTGTCGACTCCATGACTGCCGAGGTCGCTGCCGCCTCGGCCAGGGACGTGGCCGAAACACGTGATCGAGTCGAGAAGTCGCGGATCGAGATGATGCGCTCATTCGCCGAGCACCCGAGTCGTCGGCGCCACTTCCTCCTCGGCTACTTCGGAGAGGACACTCCCGAATCGTGCGGCAACTGTGACAACTGCGCCCGGGTCGAGGCCGGCACGGGTCAGGGTGTCGAGGAGCGTTCCGACCGGCAGGATGCTGTGCCCTTCCAGATCCACGCAGATGTGAGCCATCGCGTCTGGGGCGAGGGCACCGTGATGAGCTACGAGGCCGACCGCATGACCGTGTTCTTCAAATCGGAAGGATACAAAGTCCTCGCCCTCGAGGCCGTCGCCGAGCACCACCTCCTCGAAGAGGTTTCCTGACCGCGCCGACACGGGCCGTCTACCTCAGCAGTCATGAGACCGGCGGGCCGTCCACCATGAACTGCTCCCCGGATCGCCGAGAAAGCGCCGACCGCGGAATCAGGGCGTAGCGACCGGATCTGCTCGAAGGAGCACGGTCAGATGGTCATGACCGGGATGGCCATGCGGGGTTGCTCTGCGTGCAGATACCCGCAACGGCCTCCGATACCACCAGTGAAGTGTCCTCCGGTCACCTACGACAGCTCGATAGCGCCGACGGCGGCGAACCATCGCTTCAACTGCGCAGCCATCAACTCCGGTGCGACCACTGTCAACCCGGTGTTAAAGTAGAACCAACGTCGCCCTCCGACAACTCTTGTCGACCACGTCGACTTTGCCACCACCACCACGATCTCTCGCTGCTCATCTCTGCCCGTGTGCAGGGAGACACGGTCGTGAAACTGACATGCTTCGAAATGCTGACCGTCTAACGTCCACGTCATGCAGGTTTTCATCACGAGGCACTGTAGCGGGCCATGTGAAGAGGCGCCGATTGTGATCGGGATGCCCGCCGACGACACCCCAGGTGTGCAAGCCGCGGCGTTAATTATGGCGCTTGACGTCTGCCAGCACCGTGACGAACGCTTAGACCCTCGAAGTGGGGCCAATCGCCTTATGCGTCCCCAGGAGGGGGGACCGTAGAGTGGCGTCAGCCACCAGCAATACGAAGAGAAAACCCGAATTCTGCTCTCCGTGGCCGCGTGCCTCCCTACAAGGCCGGCGGTTCCTCTCTCGGCAGGCCCACCCGAGGGGCCTGCCGAGACAGGCCACCTCAAAAGAACGTCACGACCACGCAGTGATCCGCTGCCTTCTCGTTACTTCGGCTCGGCAGCTAGGACCCGCCCCGACGACCATGGCCTACTGTTTCATAGGTTCTCTTCAGCAATGCAGGAGCGACAAGGCGCTTTGCCTCGTGTCGTGCCGGGCCCCTCATTCCTGTGGCCAGAGGTTGCTATTCAGGAGTTGGCTGTCGTCATCACCGTTAAGTAGGGTGGCGTCCGTTTCGGGTTACGGACGAGGGCGGAAGAGACATTCGGGTTGCCTTTTCCGCCCCATCTCTTTCGCAGGCCTCTCCGTGGTGTTCGCCGTCGATCGATGAGCTTCGCGTCCGAATCAGCCAAGACGATCAGGCTCGGTGGACCGGCCGACGACGATGGGTGAAGACGGTCAGCGGGACACCCGAAGTCAGCAGGCTCGCGACGCTAGCGAAGAGGCCAACCGCACTCGAGCCGGTAAAGGCGAGCTCGGGCGGCAATCCTGCGCCGCGTGGATGCTCGGTCGCTAACGGATGCTGAACTCCAAGAGGCCCATCTCGACCTCTAGCCAGTTCTTCTCGGTATTGCCCAGGGGGTTGTTGGGTCGCCCCCGTAGGCCGTCAGCTCTAGAGGAGGAAAGGTCTCCGACTGAATGTCCATCAGACAAGTGTCTTGTATCTCGGAGTCAAGGCACATGGATTGACGCGCATCGACGGGTCTGGTGATCGCCAGGCAGCACTTCCCCCGGGTCGGATTCGGGAAGTCGAAGCCGCGATGCTCGACTAGGTCGAGGACTTGTCAGGGAGTGCGCCTTTCATCTTTCGCAGCAAGCACCTCGGGGACGCCACTGATGATGTCCGACCCCGTTCAATGGCCAGGGGAGTGTGCAACCAAGTTCTGCTCTGAGCGGAGGGTGTTGCGACGGCAACGACGTGCCGGGCAGTCAGCAAGAGCTCTCCGAACTCTCGCGCTCCGCCGACGCAATCCGTCGAGGGCAGTTCAGCCCTTTGCAGTTCTGAGGCGGAGAAGAGGGGCACCGGAATGGCGCGAGTAGACCGGTGCCCCTCTGAAGATGCCGATGTTGTTGCAAGAAGCTTCACGGGCAGGGATGCAAGCAACACCGGCCAATGAAGACGTCGTGAACGCCTTCGACTCCGCAGACGGTACCCGCCCGTGGCAGCAAGGGGCCGGTGCCGGCGGCAGCCTGGCTCAGGGTGAGTGCAGGCGCAGCACCCGTTGCGGGGGAACCTCAGGCAGTTGGGTTCGTCTCTCCAATCACGCAACAGCCTGTTGCGTCATGACATTCGCTCCAAGCCGGAGGCGTCAGGTTGCGTCAGACTGCTTGGGATGTCTAACCCAGCCCCGTGCCATCGTCCTACGACTCCACTTTGGCGACCCTCAAAGACCAGGTGCTCACGGCGAGGTTCACCGCGCAACGCCGCGTGAACAACGAGCTGGTGGGCCTGTATTGGCGGATCGGCGACACGATCGCCGAACGGCAGGCCGCGGAAGGGTGGGGAGCGAAGGTCATCGCTCGGCTTGCCGCAGATCTTCGCGCTGCGTTCCCCGACATGAAGGGTTTCTCCCCACGGAATCTGACGTACATGCGGACACTCGCCGGAGCGTGGCCGGATCCGGCAACTGCGCAACAGGCTGTTGCGCAATTGCCATGGGGTCACGTCACCGTCCTCCTGGATCGTCTCAACGACCAGGCGCTCCGGTCCTGGTACACGGACCAAGCACTGGCCCATGGTTGGTCTCGGAACGTCCTCGAGCACCACATCAAGACGCAGGCCCACACCAGGTTCGAGGCGGCCCCGTCGAACTTCGACCGAGTCCTCGGCCGGACAGATTCTGATCTCGCCCAGCAGATCACAAGGGACCCCTACGTTCTCGATTTCCTCGCCGTCAACGGTGATGTCAAGGAACGCGGCCTTGAGCAGGCCCTTGTCGACCGGATCATCGACACGCTCCGCGAGCTCGGCGACGGCTTCGCGTTCGTCGGCCGGCAAGTTCACTTCGACGTCGAGGGCGACGACCTCTTCGTCGACCTGCTGTCCTTCCACGTCGAGCAGCTCCGCTATGTCGTCATCGAGCTGAAGACAGGAAGATTCAAACCCGAAAACCTCGGTCAGTTGGGCTTCTACGTGGCGTTGGTCGATGACAAGCTCCGCCGCCCCCAGCACGCAGAGACGGTCGGGTTGCTCCTCGTGACGAACAAGAACGACGCTGTCGTCCGCTACTCACTCGGATCACAGCAGACCCCGATCGAAGTTGCCAGCTACGACTTGCTCCCTCCAGGCATCCAAGCCGCTCTTCCGCCGGAGGAAGACCTCGCTACTGCCTTGAATCGGGTGGACCCGGATGACGAGTGACGTCTGGATATAGCCACGGTCCAGACCTGTTCGAAGTAGCGAGCCAAATCCCTCGACTGGGACATAAACGTGTTACTTGACATAATCAATATTATCGGCTGACAGGCCCCGCTGAAACGAAGACCTCCTGCTTGTCTCCGACCATCGCTGTTGTGTCTCGAATTCAGCAGCCGTTGGATTGCATCAAGCGTCAGGACGCTCCGCCTCAGCTCGGTTTAGCCTCAGGGAGGGCCTTCCCTTGCCTGGGCTGTTGCTTACGGGCTCAGCGACTTCGCTGGCAGATCCCTAATGACTGCACGCAGGTCGTCGTGGACGAAAGGACCACGCCTTCTGCGTCGAAGGGCCGATCGGATATGGGCCGGTTTCTGCCGCGGGCAGCGAGCCACAGTGCTCGGTGCGAATCGCATTGCGCGTTCGGGCTTCGAAAATGCTTGGATCAGCGAGCCTGTCGCGTCGCGCTTCTCGAAGCAGAAACCTGATTGGGTCGTTTTCCGGATGTGTCGACCCGTCCTCCGGGTCACCGAGTACGAACAGAGACGCAGGTCGCAAACGCGGCCGAGGAAGGGAAACACCATGACCGAGATCACCGCCCACCACGGACTCTTCAAAGACACCAACCTGCACGTCGACGACACCGGCGGCACCGGGCGCCCGGTTGTCCTCATCCACGGGTGGCCCCTGTCCGGTGAATCGTGGAGCAAGCAGGTCGACGTGTTCGCAGACGCCGGTTACCGAGTGATCACCTACGACCGGCGTGGCTTCGGGCGGAGCGACAAGCCAAAGACCGGCTACGACTACGACCACCTCACCGAGGACCTGCACAGCGTCCTCGAGGAGCTGGACCTGAACGACGTGACCCTCGTCGGCTTCTCGATGGGCGGCGGCGAAGTAGCGCGCTATTTCAGCAAGTACGGTGTCGAGCGGCTGCGCAGTGTCGTGTTTGCCTCCGCCGTTCCGCCGTACCTGATGAAGACCGATGACAACCCGAATGGTCCCCTGACGAAGGACGCCGCTGCCGAGATGACAGCAGGCTTGACAAAAGATGAAGACGCTTTCTACGACGACTTCACCACCTCGTTCTTTTCCGTCGACGGCGTCTTGAAAGTCACGGAAGAAGAACGCCAGGACGCTCTGCGGCTTGCCAAGCAGGCCAGTAAGAGCGCGGCACTCGAGGCAATGGCTTCCTTTGCAAACACCGACTTCCGCGAAGACCTCACGAAAGTCACCGTGCCGGCTCTGATCATCCACGGTGACGGTGACGGCACGGTGCC
This genomic stretch from Frondihabitans peucedani harbors:
- a CDS encoding AraC family transcriptional regulator — encoded protein: MPLETQPDALSDVFEQVNVRAIMTGGFAVQGPWVAGTAVSKPLKFIAVVAGSADVSVDGPGGSEGPVYLSAGDVVLLNHRTSVEVRGGTGDGPVADLIPEASFDSMALSAADLTTDDVLIGGWIQVNPTGQELFKTALPGLVHVRAETPAASRLASLVAQLFREASSGRLGSAFAIRQNGQMMLLELLRAYMEQDEPPVGWLRLLADETLAPALRLMHEQPGETWGLEELARLAGMSRSGFAERFRKVSGTPPLSYLARWRMVLAQRALRDPDVRVGALATDLGYGSESAFSNAFKREVGHSPLNYRRLLSANG
- a CDS encoding CHAP domain-containing protein, with amino-acid sequence MNDSSMKMDTSALLSRRSLLVGAGGLSLATIVALSGPAERAHAAAPTTPSDVITLAKSYEGNNLAQMNAIWTSKYDTSADWCATFVSWCLRGTDTGFSRSSEAFYDLCTPVSAANVRQGDIVWYYGVGHIGLVRSHSDGHIRTVEGNAGTGNASTNHVKLYEDPWDTTGRYKFARPKY
- a CDS encoding GAF domain-containing protein — translated: MEYDAVVVLTGVGDAFELLAPLEWMGHVRALTDALKASTPPGTMITMVGIQPVSSVNVTHTKEHGLVDRWAAALNQMTQTVLLGDPRATYLAPPDIADGRLDDVDRMRFKSPAVYKSWATVLARHLVPVLVGPPPVMKSGEGSPAGTSMSPSRWTTSGTTPSGLTAAAGSNPLEVRRRLAAIHTLGILHSPPEVPLTAIVRRARDLFATQAAVFSVVTDTYQWNKAQVGLPHSQIPIAESFCATTIKTAEPLVVEDAWSDPRIAFDTLIRFYAGCPVMAPDGTRIGALCIFDTHPRDAATIDVGFLQQLAQDISDHLVTPDDTDRLTG
- a CDS encoding RecQ family ATP-dependent DNA helicase — encoded protein: MKNASTDRAAEIARTAAALFEWDDLRPAQFEAVEALLEGRDVVGLMPTGVGKSAIYQVAGAVMERLVVVVSPLIALQADQVAGLVGHPLAPKAIAINSGHTEAENDAGWEQLAAGSVTYVFLAPEQLASDATMDRLRSADVGLLVVDEAHCVSSWGHDFRPDYLHLGEIAEQLGRPPVLALTATGSEPIRDEIIERLRMNDPLVLSRGFDRPNLALSVVRHEEDHEKREAVVRDALSAQVPAIVYVATRRETTVYAAAISAERPDLRVVGYHGGQRSSERGQVHEAFHAGEIDIVVATSAFGMGIDKPDVRTVIHADVPDSLEEYYQEIGRAGRDGSPATAALHYRPEDLALRSFFASGLPGRADLRAVFTTVKAAGRPVGRTAVKDQLSLGKNAVSRLIDLLLEAGALSESRRGFSAVDSMTAEVAAASARDVAETRDRVEKSRIEMMRSFAEHPSRRRHFLLGYFGEDTPESCGNCDNCARVEAGTGQGVEERSDRQDAVPFQIHADVSHRVWGEGTVMSYEADRMTVFFKSEGYKVLALEAVAEHHLLEEVS
- a CDS encoding PDDEXK nuclease domain-containing protein, with the protein product MATLKDQVLTARFTAQRRVNNELVGLYWRIGDTIAERQAAEGWGAKVIARLAADLRAAFPDMKGFSPRNLTYMRTLAGAWPDPATAQQAVAQLPWGHVTVLLDRLNDQALRSWYTDQALAHGWSRNVLEHHIKTQAHTRFEAAPSNFDRVLGRTDSDLAQQITRDPYVLDFLAVNGDVKERGLEQALVDRIIDTLRELGDGFAFVGRQVHFDVEGDDLFVDLLSFHVEQLRYVVIELKTGRFKPENLGQLGFYVALVDDKLRRPQHAETVGLLLVTNKNDAVVRYSLGSQQTPIEVASYDLLPPGIQAALPPEEDLATALNRVDPDDE